One Cicer arietinum cultivar CDC Frontier isolate Library 1 chromosome 8, Cicar.CDCFrontier_v2.0, whole genome shotgun sequence DNA segment encodes these proteins:
- the LOC140919104 gene encoding uncharacterized protein codes for MFVSYIGAVVRQNVPITIDNWRDKALKDAKDIIWNDIQTTFVLDEERKSYVLRVAGKIHRGFRSHLSNFYLKDREGNTNAEPPKIYQHYISKDEWSAFVSKRSDPAFVNISTANRERASNPKHPYKKSRMGYARLEQKIRKDTQADQPLGRHILWKEARVNKEGVVDNENVKKVVELCETIEQSSETQEGNKDTCRDILGKVFNVPEYSGRVRGKGFGVTPKSFFPQEKRQKPSNEEVLEKLRILSEQVALLVNTNKDKQLPVQLQPEIQMESETGSCNVGLKSIPEPDFRIGITNAPHLVVISN; via the exons atgtttgtaagctacattggggctgttgttcgtcaaaatgtcccaataacaatagacaactggagagataaggcgttgaaggatgccaaagatatcatctggaatgacattcaa accacttttgttcttgatgaggaacgaaagtcatatgttttgagagttgctgggaaaatccatcgtggatttagatcccatctctcaaatttctatctaaaagatagagaaggaaacacaaatgctgaacctccaaagatatatcaacattatatatcaaaggatgaatggagtgcatttgtttccaaacgttctgacccggcgtttgtc aatattagtacggcaaatcgcgaacgggcaagcaacccaaaacacccatacaagaaatcacgtatgggatatgcacgccttgaacaaaaaatt agaaaagacacccaagccgatcaacccttgggtcgtcatatcttatggaaggaagcgcgtgttaacaaagaaggagtggttgataatgaaaatgtcaagaaagttgtagaactttgt gaaactattgaacaaagttctgaaactcaagagggcaacaaggatacgtgcagggacattcttgggaaagtgtttaatgtccctgagtattccggtcgagtgagggggaaaggatttggcgtaactcccaaaagcttttttcctcaagagaagcgccaaaaaccttccaacgaggaagtattagagaagctcagaatcttatcggagcaagtggcactcttggtgaatacgaataaagacaagcaacttccggttcagctccaacctgaaatacaaatggagagtgaaaccgggagttgcaacgtcggtttgaagagtattcccgag